One Ketogulonicigenium robustum DNA window includes the following coding sequences:
- a CDS encoding site-specific DNA-methyltransferase — MAAKTKLELTWIGKNNRPRLEPRILIEEPEFSHHASTRREGDIFDNMLIHGDNLLALKALETDPAVRGKVKCIFIDPPYNTGSAFEHYDDGLEHSLWLTMMRDRLEILRNLLSEDGSIWMTIDDNEVHYLKVMCDEIFGRSNFFGSIIWQHSVQGKNDAKTVSLHHNYVLAYRKTEAFSRNLLPRKPEHNKNYNNPDKDPKGPWRAGDVRSPNYRENLMFDVTTPSGKIIPPPEKGWRWSKETFASKVETGEITFLNEDTRVLRKIYLCDQEGRVPESIWFGEEAGTTREATNDLRTLLGLGDATFATPKPEKLLERIIQIGTQPGDLVIDSFAGSGTTGAVAHKMGRRWIMVELGDHAKTHVAPRLQKVINGTDKGGVTEATNWRGGGGYRFFRLAPSLLQKDVWGNWVISKDYNAEMLAEAMCKHFNYVYAPSTEAYWMHGQASENAFIYVTTASLTIEQLRAISDEVGEDRSLLICCMAYEAQGESLSNLTLKKIPRVVLDRCEWGQDDYSLKINALPMAEDEPDDIEDTPAPKKSAKAKAADTPDLFGAEEN; from the coding sequence ATGGCCGCCAAAACCAAACTTGAACTGACCTGGATCGGCAAGAACAACCGCCCGCGGCTTGAGCCCCGCATTCTGATCGAAGAACCGGAATTCTCGCATCACGCCAGCACGCGGCGCGAGGGCGACATCTTCGACAACATGCTGATCCACGGCGACAACCTGCTGGCACTCAAGGCGCTGGAAACCGACCCTGCCGTGCGGGGCAAGGTTAAGTGCATCTTCATCGACCCGCCCTATAACACCGGGTCGGCCTTCGAGCATTATGATGACGGGCTGGAGCACTCGCTTTGGCTGACAATGATGCGAGATCGGTTAGAAATTCTTCGGAACCTACTTTCTGAAGACGGCTCCATTTGGATGACAATTGACGACAACGAAGTGCATTACCTCAAGGTTATGTGCGACGAGATTTTCGGCCGATCGAACTTCTTCGGCTCGATCATCTGGCAGCATAGCGTTCAAGGGAAAAATGACGCCAAGACCGTCAGTCTCCATCATAATTACGTTCTAGCATATCGGAAAACAGAGGCGTTCTCGCGCAACCTTCTGCCCAGAAAGCCTGAGCACAACAAAAACTATAATAATCCAGACAAAGATCCAAAAGGACCTTGGCGAGCAGGAGATGTACGTAGTCCGAACTACAGAGAAAATCTCATGTTCGATGTTACTACCCCTTCTGGGAAGATCATTCCGCCGCCAGAGAAAGGGTGGAGGTGGTCAAAGGAGACCTTTGCCAGCAAAGTAGAGACCGGGGAAATTACATTCTTAAACGAGGACACGCGTGTTCTTCGGAAGATCTATCTCTGCGATCAAGAAGGCCGCGTACCTGAGAGCATTTGGTTCGGTGAAGAAGCTGGTACAACCCGTGAAGCAACCAATGACCTGCGCACGCTTCTTGGTTTGGGAGACGCTACGTTCGCTACACCGAAGCCAGAAAAACTGCTGGAGCGTATTATACAGATAGGAACTCAACCGGGCGACCTTGTCATAGACTCGTTCGCTGGTTCTGGCACGACAGGTGCAGTGGCCCACAAGATGGGCCGCCGCTGGATCATGGTCGAGCTGGGGGACCATGCCAAAACCCATGTCGCGCCTCGGCTGCAAAAAGTCATCAACGGCACCGATAAGGGCGGCGTGACCGAGGCCACAAACTGGAGAGGCGGCGGCGGCTACCGTTTCTTCCGTCTTGCGCCATCTCTGCTTCAGAAGGATGTCTGGGGCAACTGGGTCATCTCCAAGGACTACAATGCCGAGATGCTGGCCGAGGCCATGTGCAAGCATTTCAACTATGTCTACGCGCCCTCAACCGAGGCCTACTGGATGCACGGTCAGGCTTCGGAGAACGCCTTCATCTATGTGACAACGGCCAGCCTGACCATCGAACAGCTCCGCGCCATCTCGGACGAGGTGGGCGAGGACCGCAGCCTGCTGATCTGCTGCATGGCCTATGAGGCCCAGGGCGAAAGCCTGAGCAACCTGACCCTGAAGAAGATCCCGCGCGTGGTGCTTGACCGCTGCGAATGGGGGCAGGATGACTATTCCTTGAAGATCAACGCCCTGCCGATGGCAGAGGATGAGCCGGACGACATCGAAGACACCCCCGCGCCGAAGAAATCGGCCAAGGCCAAAGCCGCAGACACACCCGATCTGTTTGGCGCAGAGGAGAACTGA
- a CDS encoding DEAD/DEAH box helicase family protein, with protein MQTTDPKRAVLQINQRLSLRKPQAEALRRLDDIVDLVGPAKEADIDMARAAVREVYGDLADATFEEFERDFPSVCFALATGVGKTRLMGAFISYLYMIGKSRNFFVLAPNLTIYEKLLSDFQPSSPKYVFRGIEVFAHNAPLIVNAENYEEGRGVRGTDLFGQEGAIINIFNVSKINSEARGGNAPRIKRLQEYIGESYFSYLSELDDLVLLMDEAHRYRGSAGARAIAELKPILGLEVTATPKTVGARSQPFKNVVYRYDLPDAMEDGYVKEPAVGTRANFNPKTVDEDTLERIKLEDGIHYHEHVKVALETYARQNDVKVVRPFMLVVTQDTTHARQVNEFVQSDEFFGGRYKGRVAEIHSKLTGEESDENAQRLLNIEKAGDTDIVIHVNKLKEGWDVSNLFTIVPLRASASDILTEQTLGRGLRLPYGKRTGVEVVDTLTVIAHERFNELIEKAKEENGVTRKLKQVTIGEGGDVPPSKPVSVSAPSILDQMLAQAEAKTEPTVVVADDEKASDAPVQLVAKPTSAAPTQAPFSFSTPEELKVARTVLSVVIPQLSKEVSSIRDLNDPKVIERIAEAAIAAQKPEEGFLPSITKEKAVAVAQELCKNFVERTLAIPALTITPQQQVSFGFKRFDLDMKSWNFQPLSNELMIQALRTEKTSRISSEDKGDTANRLENYIVARLIDYPEIDYDAHAAILYDLAGQAVTQTRNRFADDDEQTRSVVRGHAKAMAESIFSQIKQNMWREHTNYRVSLTSAFGELRPQTFDTAGTSFIRDFKTPPDQKQEIRKYIFTGFVKGCYQYAKFDSNPERKLAIILEKDSSVRLWMKPGPNQFKIFDNHGAPYQPDFVVETDTGKLIIEVKRQSEMTATEVLRKADAASLWCHIATQAGAKSGEKPWHYLLVPESDVEENFTVSGLEAMHTRAPDTDLLSRYIFDEPSVSGEKKSALCV; from the coding sequence ATGCAGACGACCGACCCGAAACGCGCCGTCCTTCAGATCAACCAACGCCTGTCGCTGCGCAAGCCGCAGGCCGAGGCGCTGCGGCGGCTCGATGACATCGTCGACCTCGTCGGCCCCGCGAAGGAAGCCGATATCGACATGGCCCGCGCCGCCGTGCGCGAGGTCTATGGCGACCTGGCCGACGCGACCTTCGAGGAGTTCGAGCGCGACTTCCCGAGCGTCTGCTTTGCGCTGGCGACCGGCGTGGGCAAGACGCGCCTGATGGGCGCCTTCATCAGCTACCTCTACATGATCGGCAAAAGCCGGAACTTCTTCGTTCTGGCCCCGAACCTGACGATCTATGAAAAGCTGCTGTCCGACTTCCAGCCGTCGAGCCCGAAATACGTCTTCCGTGGCATCGAAGTCTTTGCCCATAACGCGCCGCTGATCGTCAACGCCGAGAACTACGAGGAAGGCCGCGGTGTGCGTGGCACCGACCTCTTCGGCCAAGAAGGCGCGATCATCAACATCTTCAACGTCTCGAAGATCAACTCCGAAGCACGCGGCGGCAACGCCCCCCGGATCAAGCGCCTTCAGGAATATATCGGCGAGAGCTACTTCTCCTACCTCTCCGAACTGGATGACCTGGTCCTGCTGATGGACGAGGCGCACCGCTATCGCGGTTCGGCCGGGGCGCGGGCGATTGCCGAGCTGAAACCGATCCTCGGCCTTGAGGTGACGGCGACCCCGAAGACCGTTGGCGCGCGCTCGCAGCCCTTCAAGAACGTCGTCTACCGCTACGATCTGCCGGACGCGATGGAAGACGGCTATGTTAAGGAACCGGCTGTCGGCACCCGCGCGAACTTCAACCCGAAGACCGTCGACGAAGACACGCTGGAACGGATCAAGCTGGAAGACGGCATCCACTACCACGAGCACGTCAAGGTGGCGCTGGAAACCTATGCCCGCCAGAATGACGTGAAGGTGGTGCGGCCCTTCATGCTGGTTGTTACCCAGGACACGACCCATGCCCGGCAGGTGAATGAGTTCGTCCAGTCGGACGAGTTCTTCGGCGGACGCTACAAGGGGCGCGTGGCCGAGATCCACTCCAAGCTGACCGGCGAGGAAAGCGACGAGAACGCACAGCGTTTGCTGAATATCGAGAAGGCCGGCGACACGGACATCGTCATCCACGTCAACAAGCTGAAGGAAGGCTGGGACGTCTCGAACCTGTTCACCATCGTTCCGCTGCGCGCCTCGGCCTCGGACATCCTAACCGAACAGACGCTCGGTCGCGGTCTGCGCCTGCCCTATGGCAAGCGAACCGGCGTCGAAGTGGTTGACACGCTGACCGTGATTGCCCACGAACGCTTCAACGAGCTGATCGAGAAAGCCAAGGAAGAGAACGGCGTCACGCGCAAGCTGAAGCAGGTGACGATTGGTGAGGGTGGTGACGTGCCGCCCTCGAAGCCTGTTTCGGTCTCGGCACCCTCCATCCTCGACCAGATGCTTGCTCAGGCAGAGGCCAAGACAGAGCCGACAGTCGTCGTCGCGGATGACGAAAAAGCTTCGGACGCGCCTGTGCAGCTAGTCGCCAAGCCGACGTCTGCGGCACCGACCCAAGCGCCTTTCAGCTTCAGCACGCCTGAAGAGCTGAAGGTCGCCCGCACGGTGCTCAGTGTTGTGATCCCCCAGCTCAGCAAGGAAGTGTCCTCGATCCGCGATCTCAACGACCCCAAGGTGATCGAACGCATCGCGGAAGCAGCCATTGCAGCACAGAAACCCGAAGAAGGTTTCCTTCCCAGCATCACGAAGGAAAAGGCCGTCGCGGTCGCTCAGGAGCTGTGCAAGAATTTCGTGGAGCGGACCCTTGCGATCCCTGCTCTCACGATCACTCCGCAGCAACAAGTTTCCTTCGGCTTCAAGCGCTTCGACCTGGACATGAAGAGCTGGAACTTCCAGCCGTTGTCCAATGAGCTCATGATCCAAGCTCTGCGTACAGAGAAGACATCGCGTATTTCCAGCGAGGATAAGGGGGACACCGCAAACCGGCTGGAGAATTACATCGTCGCGCGGCTGATCGACTACCCTGAGATCGACTATGACGCCCATGCTGCCATCTTGTATGATCTGGCTGGGCAGGCAGTCACCCAAACCCGCAACCGCTTCGCGGACGACGATGAGCAAACTCGCAGTGTCGTCCGGGGGCATGCGAAGGCGATGGCCGAAAGCATTTTCTCGCAAATAAAGCAGAATATGTGGCGTGAGCACACGAACTACCGTGTTTCTCTGACCTCTGCATTCGGCGAGCTGCGTCCGCAGACCTTCGATACCGCCGGTACGAGCTTCATCCGGGATTTCAAAACACCGCCAGATCAAAAGCAGGAGATCCGGAAGTATATCTTCACTGGCTTCGTGAAGGGCTGCTATCAGTATGCGAAGTTCGACTCTAATCCAGAACGCAAGCTGGCGATCATCCTTGAAAAAGACAGCTCGGTCCGCCTTTGGATGAAACCTGGCCCCAACCAGTTCAAAATTTTCGATAATCACGGTGCGCCGTATCAGCCCGATTTCGTTGTCGAAACCGATACAGGCAAGCTGATCATCGAGGTAAAACGCCAATCGGAAATGACCGCCACCGAGGTTCTGCGTAAAGCAGATGCGGCAAGCCTGTGGTGCCATATTGCGACGCAAGCCGGTGCAAAGAGCGGTGAGAAGCCCTGGCATTACCTCCTTGTGCCGGAATCCGACGTGGAAGAGAACTTCACAGTTTCTGGCCTAGAAGCAATGCACACGCGTGCCCCGGACACCGATCTGCTCAGTCGATATATCTTTGATGAACCATCGGTATCGGGGGAAAAAAAGTCAGCACTTTGCGTTTAA
- a CDS encoding helix-turn-helix transcriptional regulator, producing the protein MLNIFGRNIPSVARLLIYPFSKKDLTAGQLFRMMRTRKIGYHGSVRVARGTKTAKSKNADPIVAECLKLIREDSGYERDEFAELLGVQHKTYRNYEGCIYPLPLKVVKTIREKLGYDLADPDLTSDAIITKIAEQRHDVAAAPDLAATEQVAKGVSCPQRIRTCLQAFRQELIGVQSKRKHDIRDAVFVGAAALFAFCLVVLRTEPQNIRLESIYTLMLSVSFLVAASIVPFQAIHMIQAAYRSRR; encoded by the coding sequence TTGCTAAATATTTTTGGAAGGAATATTCCTTCCGTAGCTCGTCTACTCATTTATCCCTTTTCGAAAAAAGACTTAACAGCGGGCCAACTGTTTCGCATGATGCGGACAAGAAAAATTGGCTATCATGGGAGTGTTCGGGTGGCGCGTGGGACTAAGACAGCCAAAAGCAAAAATGCTGATCCAATTGTAGCAGAATGCTTAAAACTGATTCGCGAAGACAGTGGGTATGAGAGAGATGAATTCGCCGAACTTCTAGGGGTGCAGCATAAAACGTATCGCAACTACGAAGGCTGTATATATCCGCTACCGTTAAAAGTGGTAAAGACGATACGTGAGAAGTTGGGCTATGATCTTGCGGATCCTGATCTGACTTCAGACGCGATCATCACCAAAATTGCAGAGCAGCGACACGATGTTGCAGCCGCTCCTGATCTTGCCGCGACAGAGCAAGTAGCGAAGGGCGTTAGTTGCCCTCAGAGGATACGTACCTGCCTTCAAGCTTTCCGGCAGGAACTCATTGGTGTCCAGAGCAAGCGCAAGCATGATATTCGAGACGCAGTTTTTGTCGGAGCAGCTGCATTGTTTGCTTTCTGCTTGGTGGTACTACGCACTGAACCGCAAAATATAAGGTTAGAGTCTATCTATACCCTTATGCTATCCGTGTCCTTCTTGGTTGCGGCGTCAATTGTCCCGTTTCAGGCTATACATATGATCCAAGCCGCCTATCGGTCGCGACGTTGA
- the mobI gene encoding conjugative transfer protein MobI(A/C) produces MSEEHPQESCSHEVRFHDFDSDWEPELLRSIPAMGYDLEGWARYWQDRAVEALKAYRKMDAGAEALNLGIVVRIREDTLGPRIYWVKFQGKARYRMGGDKFTPTEQIRMSGKYKYSDRIFARFPDAIRRELLLCEANFAWIRYRTDRLAQLRNLCRAHTGTYQLRANID; encoded by the coding sequence ATGTCTGAAGAACACCCCCAAGAGAGCTGTTCGCACGAAGTGCGCTTTCATGATTTCGACTCCGATTGGGAGCCTGAGCTTTTGCGATCCATTCCAGCGATGGGTTATGACTTGGAAGGATGGGCGCGCTATTGGCAGGATCGGGCTGTCGAAGCCCTGAAGGCCTATCGCAAAATGGACGCGGGCGCCGAGGCGCTGAATTTGGGCATTGTCGTTCGAATCCGCGAGGACACATTGGGCCCGCGCATTTACTGGGTCAAATTCCAAGGCAAGGCCCGCTACCGGATGGGAGGTGACAAGTTCACCCCAACCGAACAGATCCGCATGTCAGGAAAGTACAAATACAGCGATCGGATCTTCGCGCGCTTTCCAGACGCCATCCGTAGAGAACTGCTTCTGTGCGAGGCCAACTTCGCCTGGATCCGCTATCGCACTGACCGCCTGGCACAGCTGAGAAACCTGTGCCGCGCCCATACGGGCACCTACCAACTAAGAGCAAATATCGATTGA
- a CDS encoding TraI domain-containing protein, translating to MFYDDRIILSYGRYLRNAQFRILHPHVTFGSYEQLIKEQLKKLPFLSHKETLLVRQMLRGGHDYMLCLPASSTHHHRTAGGLFYHSLETAGLAVDFFNSEFSKAVPSEAGDLAAFIAGFVHDLGKVRTMFKVYPANVQLQDLGFGEIEQPETDLPSWDPMAQSLWEWSQSFESPVTHLSLRYNQRPVIGHDTARGNGYWRQVVSDCLLESVSKRDEAYAEQLEGYLEGRLHRSPFVSAVKKADRRSVERDVNPLHRMEPKRSDLHAVRRFMEFAALSSWNNQYSMFIMADIWLGDQDLAIRVPLFRSRWRHMQTFREYLYGEDRYGAAYVDNGTPDIFYGILENHGVLRRVLPGMPDFSPIPSTYKPAPAFNATVVFADGDPAGGGREDLCYFPGGINIACEGLPVVRVILE from the coding sequence ATGTTTTATGACGATCGCATCATCCTGTCTTACGGGCGCTACCTGCGCAACGCTCAGTTCCGGATATTGCACCCGCATGTGACGTTTGGAAGCTATGAGCAGCTGATCAAGGAGCAGCTCAAAAAACTCCCCTTCCTCTCTCACAAAGAAACACTCTTGGTGAGGCAAATGTTGCGCGGAGGCCACGACTATATGCTGTGCCTCCCAGCTTCATCTACACATCACCACCGCACAGCCGGTGGGCTATTCTATCACTCCCTGGAAACAGCTGGGCTTGCGGTAGATTTCTTCAACAGTGAGTTCAGTAAGGCCGTCCCCTCAGAGGCGGGCGATCTTGCGGCTTTTATCGCGGGCTTTGTTCATGACCTCGGCAAGGTGCGAACGATGTTCAAAGTCTATCCTGCGAATGTGCAGCTGCAGGATTTAGGTTTTGGCGAGATAGAGCAACCAGAGACGGACCTTCCTTCGTGGGATCCCATGGCTCAGAGCCTCTGGGAATGGTCTCAGAGCTTCGAGTCTCCGGTTACGCACCTCTCCCTGCGATACAATCAGAGGCCCGTCATAGGTCACGACACAGCGCGTGGGAATGGGTACTGGCGTCAGGTCGTTTCTGACTGCCTCTTGGAGAGTGTCTCTAAGCGTGATGAGGCCTATGCGGAACAGCTTGAAGGCTACCTTGAGGGCCGATTACATCGCAGTCCATTTGTGAGCGCGGTGAAGAAGGCGGATCGTCGCAGTGTTGAACGAGATGTAAACCCTCTTCATCGTATGGAGCCAAAGCGCTCTGACCTGCATGCGGTCAGACGGTTCATGGAATTTGCGGCTTTGTCGTCGTGGAACAATCAATATTCCATGTTCATCATGGCTGACATTTGGTTGGGCGATCAGGATCTCGCTATTCGGGTTCCCCTTTTTCGCTCTCGCTGGCGGCATATGCAAACTTTCCGTGAGTATCTCTACGGGGAGGATCGCTATGGTGCGGCTTATGTGGATAATGGGACGCCCGATATCTTCTACGGGATCCTCGAGAACCACGGTGTCCTTCGTCGTGTTCTCCCAGGTATGCCTGACTTCTCACCCATACCGAGTACGTACAAGCCGGCGCCAGCGTTCAATGCGACAGTTGTCTTCGCTGATGGAGATCCTGCAGGTGGTGGTCGTGAGGACCTTTGCTACTTCCCTGGAGGTATCAACATAGCATGTGAGGGCTTACCTGTGGTTCGGGTGATCCTCGAGTGA